One segment of Alnus glutinosa chromosome 2, dhAlnGlut1.1, whole genome shotgun sequence DNA contains the following:
- the LOC133860833 gene encoding uncharacterized protein LOC133860833, translating into MSSRHGPPKHQNSFAWKPNAGVKINETEVGGKLRPYSEITGVCPRCKEQIDWKRRYGKYKALAEPAKCQRCSKRAVRQAYHNLCSGCAKEQGVCAKCRCRVERIVGRDSSEVEAEQKLLEEAVRNARERERRSLLRAMNKDKSKSSAKTPTNEEGKAGELFPAASLEEYAEQTRNDDGDENDDEEDEDEDLILKRGI; encoded by the exons ATGAGCAGCAGGCACGGCCCGCCCAAGCACCAAAACAGTTTCGCTTGGAAACCCAACGCCGGCGTCAAGATCAACGAAACG GAAGTTGGGGGAAAGCTCAGGCCGTACTCCGAGATAACGGGGGTGTGCCCTCGCTGTAAAGAACAGATCGATTGGAAACGCCGTTACGGAAAGTACAAGGCCCTCGCCGAGCCTGccaaatg TCAGCGATGTTCGAAACGCGCCGTTCGTCAGGCGTACCATAATCTCTGTTCCG GTTGTGCTAAGGAGCAGGGTGTATGCGCAAAGTGTCGTTGCCGTGTAGAACGTATAGTCGGAAG AGATTCTTCGGAAGTAGAGGCTGAGCAAAAGTTGCTTGAGGAG GCAGTTAGGAATGCTCGAGAAAGGGAGCGAAGGTCTCTGCTACGTGCA ATGAACAAAGATAAATCTAAAAGTTCGGCGAAAACACCAACCAACGAAGAAGGCAAGGCTGGGGAGTTATTTCCCGCTGCATCACTTGAGGAATATGCTGAGCAAACCAGGAATGATGACGGTGATGAGAATGACGATGAGGAGGATGAGGATGAGGACCTAATTTTGAAGCGAGGGATATGA